One Anoplopoma fimbria isolate UVic2021 breed Golden Eagle Sablefish chromosome 2, Afim_UVic_2022, whole genome shotgun sequence DNA window includes the following coding sequences:
- the LOC129108015 gene encoding insulin-like growth factor 1 receptor, protein MRSATEWSRLTLFWGLMLGLSSCLRPATAEICGPSIDIGNDINEFRRLENCTVVEGYLQILLIGDKNNNNVHQDYFRSLSFPKLTMITDYLLLFRVSGLDSLSTLFPNLAVIRGRNLFYNYALVVFEMTSLKDIGLYNLRNITRGAIRIEKNPELCYLDSIDWSLILDAEFNNYIAGNKQSKECSDVCPGIMENNPQCRKTMFNNNYNYRCWNSNHCQKECPEECARGACTADGECCHPQCLGSCTVPGSDTACAACAHYYHQGRCVADCPRDTYKFEGWRCVSKELCSKVHLPDYNSFVIHGGECMSECPHGYMQNAPNSMFCKACDGLCDKVCDEKVIDSVDAAQSLKGCTVIKGNLHINIRRGHNMVAELESFTGLIQRVTGNVRIRHSHTLSSLAFLRNLRHIDGENLLDDMYAFLAVDNQQLQYLWDWKQHNLTIKAGKLFFRANPKLCMSEIRKMWEKTGIQGRFDESDFRNNGDRASCESTILTFKSNSTSSTRIKLTWQRYRPPDYRDLISFIVYYKEAPFQNITEYEGQDGCGSNSWNMVDVELRPDKDSDPGVLLSNLKPWTQYAVFVKAITLMVEDKHLPSAKSKVVYIRTSPSAPSMPQDVRAYSNSTTQLVVRWSPPISPNGNQTYYLVRWQQQAEDRELYQHNYCSKELKIPIRIAAIGVGDQEDDTKPTKPDPDGPDKGPCCPCPKSVEDLADEAADASYRKVFENFLHNSIFTPRPPDRRRRDLFGIANSTHPRRNRLHANSSTVPPPQAAGNSSAAADLDPADREFDFVEQAVSERELQISGLQPFTVYRIDIHACNRQVQRCSAAEFVFSRTKPAEKADDIPGPVTWEGHEDWVFLRWPEPPHPNGLILMYEIKFNLAAETEKHECVSGQTYQAQRGVRLSNLSPGNYSVRVRATSLAGNGSWIHAVDLYVAERYENMLYAMIFVPIFIILLVCLLVPLLVILSRKRSSDRLGNGVLYASVNPEYFSAAEMYVPDEWEVAREKITLSRELGQGSFGMVYEGMAKGVVKDEPETRVAIKTVNESASMRERIEFLNEASVMKEFNCHHVVRLLGVVSQGQPTLVIMELMTRGDLKSYLRSLRPKEQQWSSLSLPPLKKMLQMAGQIADGMAYLNANKFVHRDLAARNCMVAEDFTVKIGDFGMTRDIYETDYYRKGGKGLLPVRWMSPESLKDGVFTTTSDVWSFGVVLWEISTLAEQPYQGLSNEQVLRFVMEGGLLEKPQSCPDMLFELMRMCWQFNPKMRPAFVEIISSLKDELDPSFREASFFYSADNKPPEAAQHHVDNVDIVDNVPLDPLSSTQPQQTPVPQQTPPSPSSEAPPAPSLAPSSPSSPCTSSAAMDKQPSGQQAANGLSGAGHAAGAARPSLDDLPPYAHMNGGRKNERAMPLPQSSAC, encoded by the exons TCTGCGGTCCCAGCATCGACATCGGCAATGACATCAACGAGTTCAGGCGCCTGGAGAACTGCACGGTGGTGGAGGGCTACCTGCAGATCCTCCTCATCGGcgacaagaacaacaacaacgtcCACCAGGACTACTTCCGCTCGCTCAGCTTCCCCAAGCTGACCATGATCACCGACTACCTGCTGCTGTTCCGCGTGTCCGGCCTGGACAGCCTGAGCACGCTCTTCCCCAACCTCGCCGTCATACGCGGGCGGAACCTCTTCTACAACTACGCGCTGGTGGTGTTCGAGATGACCAGCCTGAAGGACATCGGCCTGTACAACCTGAGGAACATCACCCGCGGCGCCATCCGCATCGAGAAGAACCCCGAGCTCTGCTACCTGGACTCCATCGACTGGTCGCTCATCCTGGACGCTGAGTTCAACAACTACATCGCCGGGAACAAGCAGTCCAAGGAGTGCAGCGACGTCTGCCCGGGCATCATGGAGAACAACCCCCAGTGCAGGAAGACCATGttcaacaacaactacaactaccGCTGCTGGAATTCCAATCACTGCCAGAAAG AGTGCCCGGAAGAGTGTGCACGGGGAGCGTGCACGGCGGACGGCGAGTGCTGCCACCCTCAGTGTCTGGGCAGCTGTACGGTCCCCGGGAGCGACACGGCGTGTGCGGCCTGCGCTCATTACTACCACCAGGGGCGCTGCGTGGCCGACTGCCCCCGCGACACCTACAAGTTTGAGGGCTGGCGGTGCGTCAGCAAGGAACTATGCTCCAAAGTCCACCTCCCCGACTACAACAGCTTCGTCATCCATGGCGGCGAGTGCATGTCTGAATGCCCACACGGGTACATGCAGAACGCACCCAACAG TATGTTCTGCAAAGCCTGCGATGGTCTGTGCGATAAAGTATGCGATGAGAAGGTCATCGACTCTGTGGATGCTGCTCAGTCTCTCAAAGGCTGCACCGTTATCAAAGGCAACTTGCACATCAACATCCGCCGAGGCC ACAACATGGTGGCAGAGCTGGAGAGTTTCACAGGTTTGATCCAGAGGGTGACCGGTAACGTGAGGATCCGACACTCCCACACTCTGAGCTCGCTGGCCTTCCTCCGCAACCTCCGACACATCGATGGAGAGAACCTTCTAGACGA CATGTACGCCTTCTTAGCAGTTGACAACCAGCAGCTCCAGTATCTTTGGGACTGGAAGCAGCACAACCTCACCATCAAGGCGGGAAAGCTGTTCTTCAGAGCCAACCCGAAGCTCTGCATGTCCGAGATCCGCAAGATGTGGGAGAAGACGGGTATCCAGGGCCGCTTCGATGAGAGCGATTTCCGGAACAATGGCGACAGAGCCAGCT GTGAAAGCACAATCCTGACGTTCAAGTCCAACAGCACCAGCAGTACAAGGATCAAACTGACCTGGCAGCGCTACCGCCCTCCGGACTACAGAGACCTCATCAGCTTTATCGTCTACTACAAGGAGGC GCCATTCCAGAACATCACAGAGTACGAGGGGCAGGACGGCTGCGGCTCCAACAGCTGGAATATGGTGGACGTGGAGCTGAGGCCGGACAAGGACTCAGACCCCGGAGTTCTGTTGTCCAACCTGAAGCCCTGGACGCAGTACGCCGTGTTCGTCAAGGCCATCACCCTCATGGTGGAGGACAAACATTTGCCGAGCGCCAAGAGCAAGGTGGTCTACATCCGCACCAGCCCTTCGG CGCCCTCCATGCCGCAGGATGTGCGAGCGTACTCCAACTCCACTACGCAGCTGGTGGTGCGTTGGTCGCCGCCCATCTCGCCCAACGGGAACCAAACGTACTACCTGGTCAGGTGGCAGCAACAAGCCGAAGACCGAGAGCTGTATCAGCACAATTACTGCTCTAAGG agctgAAGATCCCCATTAGGATCGCTGCCATAGGTGTGGGAGACCAGGAAGATGACACTAAGCCCACCAAGCCAGATCCCGACGGGCCGGACAAAGGCCCCTGCTGCCCCTGCCCCAAATCAGTAGAGGACCTGGCGGACGAAGCAGCCGACGCCTCCTACAGGAAAGTCTTTGAGAACTTCCTGCACAACTCCATATTCACACCGAG GCCACCAGATCGTCGGCGCCGAGATCTCTTTGGCATAGCCAACTCCACTCACCCCCGCCGCAACCGGCTGCACGCCAACAGCAGCACCGTCCCGCCTCCCCAAGCCGCCGGCAACAGCAGCGCTGCGGCAGACTTGGACCCGGCAGACAGGGAGTTTGATTTTGTGGAGCAGGCGGTGTCGGAGCGCGAGCTGCAGATCTCGGGCCTGCAGCCATTCACGGTGTACCGCATCGACATTCACGCCTGTAATCGGCAGGTCCAACGCTGCAGCGCCGCGGAGTTCGTCTTCTCCAGGACCAAGCCCGCAG AAAAGGCTGACGACATACCCGGCCCAGTGACCTGGGAGGGCCACGAGGACTGGGTGTTTCTGCGCTGGCCCGAGCCTCCTCACCCCAACGGACTCATCCTCATGTATGAAATCAAGTTTAATCTAGCTGCTGAG ACCGAGAAGCACGAGTGCGTCTCTGGTCAGACGTATCAGGCCCAGCGAGGCGTTCGGCTGTCCAACCTCAGTCCAGGAAACTACTCAGTCAGAGTGAGAGCCACGTCTCTGGCTGGCAACGGCTCGTGGATTCACGCTGTGGATCTCTACGTGGCTGAAC GATATGAAAACATGCTTTACGCCATGATCTTCGTTCctatcttcatcatcctcctcgTCTGCCTTTTGGTCCCGTTGCTGGTGATCCTCAGCaggaaaag GAGCAGTGACCGGCTTGGAAATGGAGTCCTGTACGCCTCGGTCAACCCAGAGTACTTCAGCGCTGCAGAAA TGTATGTACCAGACGAGTGGGAGGTGGCACGGGAGAAGATCACCCTGAGCCGCGAGCTTGGCCAGGGGTCCTTCGGCATGGTGTACGAGGGAATGGCAAAGGGCGTGGTCAAGGACGAACCAGAGACTCGCGTCGCCATTAAGACCGTCAACGAGTCGGCCAGCATGAGGGAGAGGATAGAGTTTCTCAATGAAGCCTCCGTCATGAAGGAGTTCAACTGTCACCACGTG GTTCGTCTCCTGGGAGTGGTTTCTCAGGGCCAACCCACCCTGGTCATCATGGAGCTGATGACGCGAGGGGACCTGAAGAGTTACCTGCGCTCCCTCCGACCTAAAGAG CAACAGTGGTCCAgcctgtctctgcctcctctgaaGAAGATGCTTCAGATGGCCGGCCAGATCGCTGACGGCATGGCTTACCTCAACGCCAACAAGTTTGTCCACAGAGATCTGGCAGCCAGGAACTGCATGGTGGCAGAGGACTTCACCGTTAAGATAGGAG actttGGCATGACCAGAGACATCTACGAGACGGATTACTACCGCAAAGGTGGTAAGGGTTTGCTCCCTGTTCGCTGGATGTCACCTGAGTCTCTGAAGGACGGGGTCTTCACCACCACCTCTGACGTCTG GTCGTTTGGGGTTGTACTGTGGGAAATCTCCACCCTGGCAGAACAGCCCTACCAGGGTCTGTCCAATGAGCAGGTGCTCCGCTTCGTCATGGAGGGAGGGCTGCTGGAGAAACCACAGAGCTGTCCCGACATGCT gTTCGAGCTGATGCGCATGTGTTGGCAGTTCAATCCCAAGATGCGTCCGGCCTTCGTGGAGATCATCAGCAGCCTAAAGGACGAGCTGGACCCGTCTTTCCGGGAGGCAAGTTTCTTCTACAGCGCCGACAACAAGCCTCCTGAAGCTGCTCAGCACCACGTGGACAACGTGGACATCGTGGACAACGTCCCTCTGGACCCCTTGTCTTCCACGCAGCCACAGCAAACCCCAGTCCCCCAACAGACCCCGCCCTCCCCGAGCTCAGAGGCCCCGCCCGCCCCGTCGTTAGCCCCCAGCTCCCCCTCATCCCCCTGCACGTCGAGTGCTGCCATGGACAAGCAGCCCTCTGGCCAACAGGCAGCCAACGGGCTGTCGGGGGCGGGCCACGCAGCAGGGGCGGCACGGCCGTCTCTGGACGATCTGCCGCCGTACGCCCACATGAACGGGGGACGCAAAAATGAACGCGCCATGCCGCTCCCGCAGTCCTCTGCCTGCTGA